AAAATGCTTAATATCAACTCTAAAAGAGTTTATCAAATTTGCAAGTATTTATAATCTTGATGTTGGTATTATAAATACATATAACCATCCATACATGTCTAAATATACAATGAATAATTCAAATATAATTGCTGTGCATTTTAATAATATTGATGGTCTCTTTAATCATAATTCAAGAACAGGTGTATTTTATAATAATGTCAACGAATTTGCTATCAATTTTCAACTATATTTTATGGCATTAACGAACAATTCAAACAAAGATGCATATGAAAGACTTATGTTACTTTATACATTATTTAGTGACTTCTTATATGACTTTGCAACTCAAAGCTTTACTTTTACACCTGAAGATAATGACTACCAAATAAATTTGAAATTTTATAT
The sequence above is a segment of the Borrelia hispanica CRI genome. Coding sequences within it:
- a CDS encoding DUF764 family protein, whose translation is MILDITTVEKCLISTLKEFIKFASIYNLDVGIINTYNHPYMSKYTMNNSNIIAVHFNNIDGLFNHNSRTGVFYNNVNEFAINFQLYFMALTNNSNKDAYERLMLLYTLFSDFLYDFATQSFTFTPEDNDYQINLKFYIHHTTNMQNNGLLDINSNHSNLTYCLSQGFRANIQIEEEKIKEKNNAS